In one Balaenoptera musculus isolate JJ_BM4_2016_0621 chromosome 2, mBalMus1.pri.v3, whole genome shotgun sequence genomic region, the following are encoded:
- the SLC25A47 gene encoding solute carrier family 25 member 47 isoform X4 → MEFAAGAIGGICGVAVGYPLDTVKVRIQTEPKYTGIWHCIRDTYRRERVPSTCRQVWGFYRGLSLPVCTVSLVSSVSFGTYRHCLTHICRFRYGSADAKPAKTDITLSGFASGLVRVFLTSPTEVAKVRLQTQTQTQTQTQTQTQTQQRRPSASGPSAAPPTCPAPPVGRAPGPKYRGPLHCLASVAREEGLRGLYKGSSALLFRDGHSFATYFLSYAILCEQLTPAGRSRPDVLGVLVAGGCAGVLAWAVATPMDVIKSRLQADGQGQRRYRGLLHCVVTSVREEGPRVLFKGLSLNCCRAFPVNMVVFVTYEAVLRLMRGLLS, encoded by the exons ATGGAGTTTGCTGCTGGAGCCATCGGAG GCATCTGCGGTGTTGCTGTGGGCTACCCCCTGGACACGGTGAAG GTCAGGATCCAGACAGAGCCCAAGTACACAGGCATCTGGCACTGCATCCGGGACACGTATCGCCGAGAGCGG GTCCCCTCCACCTGCCGCCAGGTGTGGGGCTTCTACAGGGGCCTCTCGCTGCCCGTGTGCACTGTGTCCCTGGTCTCGTCCGTGTCTTTCGGCACCTATCGCCACTGCCTCACGCACATCTGCCGGTTCCGGTATGGCAGCGCCGACGCCAAGCCCGCCAAGACCGACATCACGCTCTCGGGATTCGCCTCCGGCCTTGTCCGC GTGTTCCTGACCTCGCCCACCGAGGTGGCCAAGGTCCGCCTGCAGACGCAGACGCAGACGCAGACGCAGACGCAGACGCAGACGCAGACGCAGCAACGGCGGCCCTCGGCCTCGGGGCCCTCGGCTGCGCCCCCCACGTGCCCCGCACCCCCTGTGGGTCGGGCGCCAGGGCCCAAGTACCGCGGGCCGCTGCACTGCCTGGCCTCGGTGGCCCGGGAGGAGGGGCTGCGCGGCCTCTACAAGGGCAGCTCGGCCCTGCTCTTCCGCGACGGTCACTCCTTTGCCACCTACTTCCTCTCGTACGCCATCCTCTGTGAGCAGCTGACTCCCGCTGGCCGCAGCCGGCCAG ATGTCTTGGGCGTGCTGGTGGCTGGTGGCTGTGCAGGGGTGCTGGCCTGGGCCGTGGCCACCCCCATGGACGTGATCAAGTCGCGCCTGCAGGCGGATGGGCAGGGCCAGCGCCGCTACCGGGGCCTCCTGCACTGCGTGGTGACCAGCGTTCGGGAGGAGGGGCCGAGGGTGCTCTTCAAGGGGCTGTCGCTCAACTGCTGTCGCGCCTTCCCTGTCAACATGGTGGTCTTTGTCACCTACGAGGCCGTGCTGAGGCTCATGCGGGGCCTGCTCTCCTAG
- the SLC25A47 gene encoding solute carrier family 25 member 47 isoform X1 produces MVLGTVVPLSPSVPQISHLRRGSLSCSAHSQQGCDNQVRIQTEPKYTGIWHCIRDTYRRERVPSTCRQVWGFYRGLSLPVCTVSLVSSVSFGTYRHCLTHICRFRYGSADAKPAKTDITLSGFASGLVRVFLTSPTEVAKVRLQTQTQTQTQTQTQTQTQQRRPSASGPSAAPPTCPAPPVGRAPGPKYRGPLHCLASVAREEGLRGLYKGSSALLFRDGHSFATYFLSYAILCEQLTPAGRSRPDVLGVLVAGGCAGVLAWAVATPMDVIKSRLQADGQGQRRYRGLLHCVVTSVREEGPRVLFKGLSLNCCRAFPVNMVVFVTYEAVLRLMRGLLS; encoded by the exons ATGGTCCTCGGGACCGTAGTGCCCCTTTCTCCCTCCGTGCCTCAAATTTCTCATCTTAGAAGGGGCTCACTGTCCTGCTCTGCCCACAGTCAGCAAGGCTGCGACAATCAG GTCAGGATCCAGACAGAGCCCAAGTACACAGGCATCTGGCACTGCATCCGGGACACGTATCGCCGAGAGCGG GTCCCCTCCACCTGCCGCCAGGTGTGGGGCTTCTACAGGGGCCTCTCGCTGCCCGTGTGCACTGTGTCCCTGGTCTCGTCCGTGTCTTTCGGCACCTATCGCCACTGCCTCACGCACATCTGCCGGTTCCGGTATGGCAGCGCCGACGCCAAGCCCGCCAAGACCGACATCACGCTCTCGGGATTCGCCTCCGGCCTTGTCCGC GTGTTCCTGACCTCGCCCACCGAGGTGGCCAAGGTCCGCCTGCAGACGCAGACGCAGACGCAGACGCAGACGCAGACGCAGACGCAGACGCAGCAACGGCGGCCCTCGGCCTCGGGGCCCTCGGCTGCGCCCCCCACGTGCCCCGCACCCCCTGTGGGTCGGGCGCCAGGGCCCAAGTACCGCGGGCCGCTGCACTGCCTGGCCTCGGTGGCCCGGGAGGAGGGGCTGCGCGGCCTCTACAAGGGCAGCTCGGCCCTGCTCTTCCGCGACGGTCACTCCTTTGCCACCTACTTCCTCTCGTACGCCATCCTCTGTGAGCAGCTGACTCCCGCTGGCCGCAGCCGGCCAG ATGTCTTGGGCGTGCTGGTGGCTGGTGGCTGTGCAGGGGTGCTGGCCTGGGCCGTGGCCACCCCCATGGACGTGATCAAGTCGCGCCTGCAGGCGGATGGGCAGGGCCAGCGCCGCTACCGGGGCCTCCTGCACTGCGTGGTGACCAGCGTTCGGGAGGAGGGGCCGAGGGTGCTCTTCAAGGGGCTGTCGCTCAACTGCTGTCGCGCCTTCCCTGTCAACATGGTGGTCTTTGTCACCTACGAGGCCGTGCTGAGGCTCATGCGGGGCCTGCTCTCCTAG
- the SLC25A47 gene encoding solute carrier family 25 member 47 isoform X2, translating to MVLGTVVPLSPSVPQISHLRRGSLSCSAHSQQGCDNQVRIQTEPKYTGIWHCIRDTYRRERVWGFYRGLSLPVCTVSLVSSVSFGTYRHCLTHICRFRYGSADAKPAKTDITLSGFASGLVRVFLTSPTEVAKVRLQTQTQTQTQTQTQTQTQQRRPSASGPSAAPPTCPAPPVGRAPGPKYRGPLHCLASVAREEGLRGLYKGSSALLFRDGHSFATYFLSYAILCEQLTPAGRSRPDVLGVLVAGGCAGVLAWAVATPMDVIKSRLQADGQGQRRYRGLLHCVVTSVREEGPRVLFKGLSLNCCRAFPVNMVVFVTYEAVLRLMRGLLS from the exons ATGGTCCTCGGGACCGTAGTGCCCCTTTCTCCCTCCGTGCCTCAAATTTCTCATCTTAGAAGGGGCTCACTGTCCTGCTCTGCCCACAGTCAGCAAGGCTGCGACAATCAG GTCAGGATCCAGACAGAGCCCAAGTACACAGGCATCTGGCACTGCATCCGGGACACGTATCGCCGAGAGCGG GTGTGGGGCTTCTACAGGGGCCTCTCGCTGCCCGTGTGCACTGTGTCCCTGGTCTCGTCCGTGTCTTTCGGCACCTATCGCCACTGCCTCACGCACATCTGCCGGTTCCGGTATGGCAGCGCCGACGCCAAGCCCGCCAAGACCGACATCACGCTCTCGGGATTCGCCTCCGGCCTTGTCCGC GTGTTCCTGACCTCGCCCACCGAGGTGGCCAAGGTCCGCCTGCAGACGCAGACGCAGACGCAGACGCAGACGCAGACGCAGACGCAGACGCAGCAACGGCGGCCCTCGGCCTCGGGGCCCTCGGCTGCGCCCCCCACGTGCCCCGCACCCCCTGTGGGTCGGGCGCCAGGGCCCAAGTACCGCGGGCCGCTGCACTGCCTGGCCTCGGTGGCCCGGGAGGAGGGGCTGCGCGGCCTCTACAAGGGCAGCTCGGCCCTGCTCTTCCGCGACGGTCACTCCTTTGCCACCTACTTCCTCTCGTACGCCATCCTCTGTGAGCAGCTGACTCCCGCTGGCCGCAGCCGGCCAG ATGTCTTGGGCGTGCTGGTGGCTGGTGGCTGTGCAGGGGTGCTGGCCTGGGCCGTGGCCACCCCCATGGACGTGATCAAGTCGCGCCTGCAGGCGGATGGGCAGGGCCAGCGCCGCTACCGGGGCCTCCTGCACTGCGTGGTGACCAGCGTTCGGGAGGAGGGGCCGAGGGTGCTCTTCAAGGGGCTGTCGCTCAACTGCTGTCGCGCCTTCCCTGTCAACATGGTGGTCTTTGTCACCTACGAGGCCGTGCTGAGGCTCATGCGGGGCCTGCTCTCCTAG
- the SLC25A47 gene encoding solute carrier family 25 member 47 isoform X5 produces MEFAAGAIGGICGVAVGYPLDTVKVRIQTEPKYTGIWHCIRDTYRRERVWGFYRGLSLPVCTVSLVSSVSFGTYRHCLTHICRFRYGSADAKPAKTDITLSGFASGLVRVFLTSPTEVAKVRLQTQTQTQTQTQTQTQTQQRRPSASGPSAAPPTCPAPPVGRAPGPKYRGPLHCLASVAREEGLRGLYKGSSALLFRDGHSFATYFLSYAILCEQLTPAGRSRPDVLGVLVAGGCAGVLAWAVATPMDVIKSRLQADGQGQRRYRGLLHCVVTSVREEGPRVLFKGLSLNCCRAFPVNMVVFVTYEAVLRLMRGLLS; encoded by the exons ATGGAGTTTGCTGCTGGAGCCATCGGAG GCATCTGCGGTGTTGCTGTGGGCTACCCCCTGGACACGGTGAAG GTCAGGATCCAGACAGAGCCCAAGTACACAGGCATCTGGCACTGCATCCGGGACACGTATCGCCGAGAGCGG GTGTGGGGCTTCTACAGGGGCCTCTCGCTGCCCGTGTGCACTGTGTCCCTGGTCTCGTCCGTGTCTTTCGGCACCTATCGCCACTGCCTCACGCACATCTGCCGGTTCCGGTATGGCAGCGCCGACGCCAAGCCCGCCAAGACCGACATCACGCTCTCGGGATTCGCCTCCGGCCTTGTCCGC GTGTTCCTGACCTCGCCCACCGAGGTGGCCAAGGTCCGCCTGCAGACGCAGACGCAGACGCAGACGCAGACGCAGACGCAGACGCAGACGCAGCAACGGCGGCCCTCGGCCTCGGGGCCCTCGGCTGCGCCCCCCACGTGCCCCGCACCCCCTGTGGGTCGGGCGCCAGGGCCCAAGTACCGCGGGCCGCTGCACTGCCTGGCCTCGGTGGCCCGGGAGGAGGGGCTGCGCGGCCTCTACAAGGGCAGCTCGGCCCTGCTCTTCCGCGACGGTCACTCCTTTGCCACCTACTTCCTCTCGTACGCCATCCTCTGTGAGCAGCTGACTCCCGCTGGCCGCAGCCGGCCAG ATGTCTTGGGCGTGCTGGTGGCTGGTGGCTGTGCAGGGGTGCTGGCCTGGGCCGTGGCCACCCCCATGGACGTGATCAAGTCGCGCCTGCAGGCGGATGGGCAGGGCCAGCGCCGCTACCGGGGCCTCCTGCACTGCGTGGTGACCAGCGTTCGGGAGGAGGGGCCGAGGGTGCTCTTCAAGGGGCTGTCGCTCAACTGCTGTCGCGCCTTCCCTGTCAACATGGTGGTCTTTGTCACCTACGAGGCCGTGCTGAGGCTCATGCGGGGCCTGCTCTCCTAG
- the SLC25A47 gene encoding solute carrier family 25 member 47 isoform X3 — MVLGTVVPLSPSVPQISHLRRGSLSCSAHSQQGCDNQVRIQTEPKYTGIWHCIRDTYRRERVPSTCRQVWGFYRGLSLPVCTVSLVSSVSFGTYRHCLTHICRFRYGSADAKPAKTDITLSGFASGLVRVFLTSPTEVAKVRLQTQTQTQQRRPSASGPSAAPPTCPAPPVGRAPGPKYRGPLHCLASVAREEGLRGLYKGSSALLFRDGHSFATYFLSYAILCEQLTPAGRSRPDVLGVLVAGGCAGVLAWAVATPMDVIKSRLQADGQGQRRYRGLLHCVVTSVREEGPRVLFKGLSLNCCRAFPVNMVVFVTYEAVLRLMRGLLS, encoded by the exons ATGGTCCTCGGGACCGTAGTGCCCCTTTCTCCCTCCGTGCCTCAAATTTCTCATCTTAGAAGGGGCTCACTGTCCTGCTCTGCCCACAGTCAGCAAGGCTGCGACAATCAG GTCAGGATCCAGACAGAGCCCAAGTACACAGGCATCTGGCACTGCATCCGGGACACGTATCGCCGAGAGCGG GTCCCCTCCACCTGCCGCCAGGTGTGGGGCTTCTACAGGGGCCTCTCGCTGCCCGTGTGCACTGTGTCCCTGGTCTCGTCCGTGTCTTTCGGCACCTATCGCCACTGCCTCACGCACATCTGCCGGTTCCGGTATGGCAGCGCCGACGCCAAGCCCGCCAAGACCGACATCACGCTCTCGGGATTCGCCTCCGGCCTTGTCCGC GTGTTCCTGACCTCGCCCACCGAGGTGGCCAAGGTCCGCCT GCAGACGCAGACGCAGACGCAGCAACGGCGGCCCTCGGCCTCGGGGCCCTCGGCTGCGCCCCCCACGTGCCCCGCACCCCCTGTGGGTCGGGCGCCAGGGCCCAAGTACCGCGGGCCGCTGCACTGCCTGGCCTCGGTGGCCCGGGAGGAGGGGCTGCGCGGCCTCTACAAGGGCAGCTCGGCCCTGCTCTTCCGCGACGGTCACTCCTTTGCCACCTACTTCCTCTCGTACGCCATCCTCTGTGAGCAGCTGACTCCCGCTGGCCGCAGCCGGCCAG ATGTCTTGGGCGTGCTGGTGGCTGGTGGCTGTGCAGGGGTGCTGGCCTGGGCCGTGGCCACCCCCATGGACGTGATCAAGTCGCGCCTGCAGGCGGATGGGCAGGGCCAGCGCCGCTACCGGGGCCTCCTGCACTGCGTGGTGACCAGCGTTCGGGAGGAGGGGCCGAGGGTGCTCTTCAAGGGGCTGTCGCTCAACTGCTGTCGCGCCTTCCCTGTCAACATGGTGGTCTTTGTCACCTACGAGGCCGTGCTGAGGCTCATGCGGGGCCTGCTCTCCTAG